The nucleotide sequence GAATCACTCCGCGGTCGAGCAGTTGCTCCAGGCGACGGGAATAATGCCTGGCTTCTTCTTCAGTATCGAAGGTGGCGTAATGAGGTTTCGGCAGGATGGACCGACGGATCGTCACCTGCCAGGTACCATTGGCGCGCTGTCTGATGGTGGCCATTCGCGTAAACGGACTTTTTGGCTATCAATGCGTGGCATTTGCCACACTTTTGCCGATTTTTTGGGTATTTTTAACCGTTTTTCGCGATTTTCGCAACCACGGATTAACGATCCGTGATCGTGTAAATTTTACAATCTATTGATTTTGCTGGAAAAATATGGAGGCTGCGGTCGGAATCGAACCGGCGTACACGGCTTTGCAGGCCGCTGCATAACCACTCTGCCACGCAGCCTTAAGGGAATCGAACAACCGCCCTGGGCGCGGCTTTGGAAGGATTGGAGCGGGAAACGGGATTCGAACCCGCGACCCCAACCTTGGCAAGGTTGTGCTCTACCAGCTGAGCTATTCCCGCGTTGTTAGATGCGTTATTTTAAGCAGCTGAATCTGGCTGTCAAGGGAAAATTGGACCGAGGGGTATCGAATGGCGCGGTTGAGTCGGGATACACCGCCTGATACGCTAGCTCCCAAGATTTTGTCGGTGTATTTTCAGAGGACCTCCAACCGGTCAGGATTATCTCGCCATGCCTTCCAACCAACGCATCGAAGCCATCCGGGCCGACATCACCCAATTGGAAGTGGACGCCATCGTCAACGCCGCCAACCGCTCGCTGCTCGGCGGCGGCGGGGTGGACGGAGCGATCCACCGAGCCGCGGGTCCCCGGTTGCTGGAGGCGTGCCGGAAATTAGGCGGGTGTCCGACCGGCAAGGCCAAGGCGACCCCGGGATTCAATCTACCCGCCAAGTACGTACTCCACGCGGTCGGCCCTGTCTGGCACGGCGGCGATCGAGGGGAAGACGAGCTGTTGGCTTCCTGCTATCGGGAATGCATGCGCCTGGCCCGGGAATACGATGTTCGCACCCTCGCTTTTCCGGCCATTTCCTGCGGAGTCTACGGCTTTCCGCTGGAACGGGCGGCCCCCATCGCCATCCGTACCCTGACCGAAGCCCTGGATGCCAACCCCCGAATCGAAAAAGTTTATCTGGTCGGTTTCGACGAAACCGTACGCCACACGTATGAGGATTACCTGAGCCAGCTGAGGGAAAGCGATGATTGATTCGAACCAGCGCCGTCAAACCGAAGTCCTGCTGCGTTTCATCGACGCCTCCCCGAGCCCCTGGCACGCCGCCACCACCATGGCGGAATGGCTGGAAGAAGAGGGATTCCAATGTCTGGACGAACGCGAGTCGTGGGTGCTGGAGCCGTCCGGTCGTTATTACGTGATCCGAGACGATTCCTCCCTGATCGCTTTTATTGTCGGCGCCGATCCTTTGACCGAAGCGGGTTTCCGCATCGTCGGCGCCCACACCGATTCGCCCGGTCTGCGCCTCAAGCCCAATCCGGCCCATGCCGCCGAACCCATGCTGCGGCTAGGGGCGGAGGTTTACGGCAGCCCCATTCTCGCCACGTGGACCGACCGCGACCTGAGCCTGGCCGGCCGGGTGGCCTTGCGCGGCGAGACGCCTACCGTCTGCCTGGTGGATTTCGAGGAGGCGCTGGTGCGCTTGCCCAACCTGGCCATTCACATGAACCGGGAGGTGAATGAAAACGGCTTGAAGCTGGACAAGCAAACCGAATTGCCGCTGCTGCTGGCGGTGTTGGAAGAGGAACTGCCCCCCGCCGAACGGTTCACGAATCTTCTGGCCGACCGCTTGGATTGCCCCCCCGAATCGATTTTGAGCTGGGAATTCAACGTTTACGACACCCAGCAAGGGGCTTTCTGGGGGCCGGAAAGCGAGTTCATCGCTTCCAGTCAGCTGGATAACCTCGCCTCCTGCCACGCCGCGCTCGAGGCACTGGTGGCCGAGGACGAAGCCTCCGCGACCCGGGTCTGCGCCTTTTTCGACCACGAGGAAATCGGCTCGGAGAGTTTCAAGGGGGCGGCGGGCAGCTTCCTCGGCGATATCCTGACCCGGATCGGCGCCGCGCTGGATTCGGAATCCGCCGACCGGCAACAGCGCGCCCTGGCCGCCAGTTTTATGATCAGTGCGGACATGACCCACGCCTATCAACCCAACTTCGCCTGGGGCTACGAATCGGAGCACAAGATCACCGTCAACCGGGGACCGGCGATCAAAATCAACGCCAATCTGCGCTACACCACGGAAACCTTTTCCCAGGCCTTATTCATCGGCTGGTGCGAGGAGGCGGCCGTTCCCTGGCAACGCTACGTCCACCGCAGCGACCTTCCCTGCGGCTCCACCATTGGCCCCCTCGCTTCCGCCCGCTTGGGGATGCGCAGTATCGACGTGGGCAATCCCCTCTGGGCCATGCACAGCGCGCGCGAAAGCGCCGGCGCCTGCGATCACCCCTGGATGATCCAAGTGCTGGCGCGGTTTTTCGCCTGCCCCCGGATTCCGGTCAACGGCTAGGATCTGCTCACGTTCCAGGGGAGAGGCGGGCGGAGCGCTCTGCCCGGCTTTCACGTCACCCCCCCCTAATCTCACGCGCCACTGCGCGCCAACCGATGTCGCGGCGGAAATAGGCGTCGGGCCAACGGATCTTTTCCACCTGCGCGTAGGCCTTGCGCTGGGCTTCGGCCACCCCGTCTCCCAGGGCGCAGACGCACAGCACCCGACCGCCGGCGGTGACCACGCGCTCGTTCTCCAGACGGGTGCCGGCGTGGAAAACCTTGACGTCGGTCGATTCCTCGTCGGGCAGGCCTTCGATCGCATCGCCCTTGCGGTAATCGAAAGGATACCCCCCCGCCGCCATCACCACTCCCAGCGCGGCGCGCCGGTCCCATTCCGCTTGCCGGCCACCCAAATCGCCTGCCACGGCGGCCAGGCACAGCTCAGCCAAATCGCTTTCCAGCCGCAGCAAGATGGGCTGGGTTTCCGGATCTCCCATGCGGCAGTTGAACTCCAACACCTTGGGTTGGCCGTCGGGAGCAATCATCAAGCCGGCATACAGAAAACCCGTATAAGGCGTACCGTCGGCCGTCATCCCTTGAACGGTGGGCTGAATCACCTGATTCAAGACGCGCTGCTCGATTTCCGGGGTAATCACCGACGCCGGAGAATAGGCCCCCATGCCGCCGGTATTGGGACCCTGGTCGCCGTCCTGCAGCGGCTTGTGATCCTGAGAGGTGGCCAGGGCGAGGACGTTCTCGCCGTCGGCCATCACCATGAAGCTGGCCTCCTCCCCTTCCAGAAATTCCTCGATCACCACCCGCCGGCCGGCTTCCCCGAAGACGCCTTCGGCCATCATCCGTCGAACGGCCTCAATCGCCTCCGACTCGCTTCGGGCGATCACTACCCCCTTGCCCGCCGCCAAGCCGTCGGCCTTGATGACGATCGGGGTTCCCTGGCTGCGAATGTAGTCCACCGCCGCTTCCGCTTCGGTGAAAGTGGCGTAGGCCGCGGTGGGAATGCGGTGGCGCTGCATGAAATCCTTGCAGAACGCCTTGGACCCCTCCAATCGAGCCGCCGCCTGACTGGGTCCGAAGCAAGGCAGCCCACGGGTTTGGAAAAGGTCGACCACCCCCGCCACCAAGGGCGCTTCCGGCCCCACCACGGTGAGATCGACTTTCTCCTCCCGAGCGAAATCCGCCAAACCGCTAAGGTCTTCCGCGGGAATGGCGACGTTTTCCACTTTGGGTTCCAAAGCCGTGCCCGCATTTCCCGGCGCCACGTACACTTTTTCCACCTCGGCCGAATGGGCCATCTTCCAGGCAAAAGCGTGCTCGCGGCCGCCGCCGCCGATAATCAATACCTTCATTTACCGTCCTTTTCAGTAACGCTGTTCGGTTTTTTCACCTTCACAAACTTCGCGGATATGGTCCTCGACCAAGTTACCGCCTTGCCAGATTTTTTCGTGGACCTTGTGGCACCGGGTTCTGGCGTCGTAACCCAACGGTTGCGCCTCCACCCGCTGCCAACCGTCGTTGCTCTGGTAGGCGACCGACCGACCGCTGAAAGCGGCTTCTCGGGCGGCGCGGGCGGCGATTTCGGTGGTGATCGCCCCCAAGGTGCCGCCCAACGCCCCGCCGATCAACGCGCCGCGCCAACGGTTGTTCTGGTCGATCAAGGCCCCGGCCGCCGCCCCGATGGCGCCGGCGGCGGTCGCCCCCTGATAGCTGTAGGGACTGTTGGTGCAAGCCGTCAAACCCACCAGAAAACCTGCCAGGATCGCTCCGGCAACCATACGCTTGATGTACATGACTATCACCTCAAGATTCTATTTCGGAATCACCCCCCGTTTATACCACCTCAAGCTGAAGCGATCCTGTACGCTCGTTCCCTCTCCTTTGCCCGCCGCTGGACGAAAGCCGCTGTTGTTCTAACCGCTACCGAACCATCCCAACGCAATGCCAGCTCAGCCGCCTCCCGGGCCGCCTCTAAGCGCCCCGCTCGCAGGGCCCGCAGTGCCCGGGCCAAATAGCTGCGGGCGCGCCTCTCGGAGGCGATCGCCCTATTCAAATCGCAACCGCAGCGGCGGCATCGAGTACGATCCCTTAATCTCGCCCGGCATACGGGACAACGCTCCATCAGTGCTCCAGATAATAGAGAATATCGCGCAAGGTCTCCAGGGGTTCGGCGACCGCATCGGAATCTTTTCGCTCCATCGCCTCCCGCAGCGCTTGCAGCAATTCACCGATTTCTTCCCGATCCTCCTCGCCGACCTCGGCGAGCATGCCTTCGGCTTTTGCCGTCAACACCCGTGCCTCTTCGAATTCAGAGGCTTCGGCTCCGGCGCCGAACAATTCTCCGATCCGCGAACGGGCGGCGGAGATTTGGCCCTGATCCATTCTATCGATCGCATGCTCGATTCGAATACTCTTCTCCAATCCGGTGGCCTTTTCAGTGGCGGTGACGTTTAAGATCCCGTCCAAGTCGAGATCGAAGCGCACCACCAGGGGGTCGCCCGCCGGTGCCTTGCGCAGCCCTTCCACCATGAACTCACCGACCAAGGTGTTTTGCTGGGCGTCTTGATGCTCCCCTTGATAAACCCGCACATCCACCCGTTCCTGCTCGTTGATCATGGTGTGAAACACTTGGGCCTTGGAAGCCGGCAGCGGGGTGTTTTTCTTGATGATGGGGGCGAAAACGAAAGGGTAGAAGGTTCCGTCTTCCAACTCCCCCAGATAGCTGGTGCCGAACGTGTAAGGGGTGATGTCCACCAGTACCGATTGGACCGGCTCGCCGGCGATCATCCCAGCCTGCATCGCCGCCCCCAGGGCGACGCACAGATCCGGGTCGATCGCCGCTTGAGGGGAGCGACCCAGTTCGTCTTCGAGCCGTTCCTGAACCAAAGGCGTACGAGTGGTGCCGCCCACCAAGAGAACATCGTCGATCTCGGAAACGGTCAGACCGGCGCTGCTCAATGCGATATGGAGTGCTTCGATGGTGCGGTCGATATAAGGGGAAATCAGCGCCTCGTATTCAGCCCGGGACAACTCCAGGGAAAGGTGGATCGGCACGCCGTCCTTCTTGGTCAAAAACTCTTCCTTGATCGCGGCATAGGGACGATCGGACAAGGTCAGTTTCGCCGCCACCGCCGCCCGCCAGAGACGCGCCATGACCTTGCGGTCGCTCCGGACATCGAGCCCATGCTTCTCCTGAAGCCTTTCCACCAGCAGTTCCACGATCTCACGGTCGAAATCGTCGCCTCCCAGGTAATTGTCACCGTGGCTGGCGATCACTTCCACCACCCCCGCTTCGATTTGCACTACCGAAACGTCGAAGGTCCCCCCGCCCAGGTCATAGACCAGGACTTTCATGGGTCGGGTGAGATCGGTTTCGTACACCAAGGCCGCCGCGGTGGGCTCGTTGAGAATGCGCACCACTTCGAGGCCGGCAATTTCGCCCGCCTCGCGGGTGGCCTGGCGCTGAGCGTCGTTGAAATAGGCCGGCACGGTGATCACCGCCTTGCGGATCGGTCGGCGGAGGTGGTCTTCGGCCTGCGCCTTCAGCGTCCGGAGGACGATCGCGGAAATTTCCTGGGGGCTATATTCGCGGTCGCCCAGGGAAACCGTCTCCGCGGTTCCCATGCGGCGCTTTATGGAACGCACCGTCCGCTCCGGATAAAGGAGGCACTGGTTGAGCGCCGCCTCACCCACCAACAGACCGCCGTAATCGTCGACACCCACCACCGAAGGCAGGATCCGGTTGCCGGATTCGTTCGGAATGATCACCGGTCGGCCGTGATCCAGAATCGCCACCTCGGAGTTGGTGGTGCCCAAATCGATGCCGATGATCGTCTCTGGTTCGCTCATATTTCCTCATCGGGTTTGTTCACTTTCACTTCCGCCAGCCGCAGCACCTCGCCGCGCCAGCGCCAGCCGCGCCGCAGAATCCCCACCACCTCGCCCGGGGCGCGGTTGCGAAGGGAAACCACCTCGGCCGCCCGCATGGTCGCCGGATCGAAATGCCGTCCCTTCGCTTCCAGCGGCTCGAGGCCCAGTGAAGCGAGCAACTGATCCAGGCGCGCCAAGGTCATCTGCAAACCTTCCACAACCGAACGAAACAATCGTCGGCGGCGTTTGCACAGCAAACGCACCAACCAGTTGGGACGCAAGGCCACCACCGCCTGGATGCCCGCCTCCTGACGGTCGCGCAAGTCGACCAGATCCAGCAGTACCGGGCGCAGACAATCGCGCTCACCCTCTTTGAGACGCGTATGGAAATCGGCTTGTTCCCGCTCCGCCCATTGGAGCAGGCGGCGGTATTCTTCCAAGGTCTGGCTGAATTGACGCCCTTCGGTCCGGACTTCGACCCGCAGGGCGGCCAATTCGGCAAACAGTTGGGCCAGCCCGACCTCGGACGTGTCTTCGTCTTCCGGCACCTCGTCCAAAAACTGTTCGAATGCCGCCAGCAACTCCTCTCTAGTGTTCATCGAGGCACTCGGCAAACAGATCTCTCAATTGATCCGTTGTGGGCCGGGGGGAGTCCGCTCCATGAGCCATCCGTTCAATCTCGGCCAGGGAAGGACAATGAAACAAAGCGTATTCGATCCGGGCCCGCCGGTCGCGGATTTTTTCATAGGCATGGCGAATCGTCTGAAACCGCTGCGGCGCCCGTTCGGGCGGATAAGTTTTCACCCCGGCGAGGTAGGCACGACGGATCGCGGTATCGTCGGCATCGGGAGAGACGTCCAGAATCTCGAAGGGAGAAAGCGTCATTTTTTACCTCTTTGGGGAAAAAAATTTTCCAGCAGTTTGGCGAGCACCTCCTTGGGCGAGATCTGAGGCGACACGGGCGCTTCCCGGGGAAAGCCCCCCTTCCAAGGGTCGAAAATCACTCGACTCTGCTCATATTCTTCCAGGAAATCCTCAATCCGGGCCGCCCATCGGTGCTGCCTCTTGTGCTTGGCTGTCTCCAGTGCTTGTTGCAAAACGACGATATCGTGCGGATTGAGGTCGGCGGCGGACCCTCGCCCCCGAGCCACGGCGTCGAAATAGACCAGCGCCGGGGGGCGATGTCCCCAATGAAAGCTGGCGCGCACGTAATCGCAGATCAATTGATACTGCTCCAAGCATAAAAACCGCTCGCAGACGGCGATCAATTCCTCCTCGAGCCAGTCCAGGGAGGCGCCTTTTTGCAAATACGGGCGTATCGGCTTGAAGAGATCGGCCGCGGGGACTCCTTCGGCGACCGCCTCCACCAGCAAATCCAATAAACCGGTCACCGCAGCCTTGTCGATCTGCATCGCGGAAACGTCCAAAACCTGTCGCAAGCGCTTCAGCTGCGGCCGGCTGAGCCGGGGGGGCAATTCGAGACGAAGCACTTCGGCGGCCACCAAGCATTCCCACTGCGGCGAAGGCAACGGCGGCTGCATCCCGGCCAGGGGGTCCATTTCGCCCTCCAGCAGACGCAACCCGGCTTTTAGCGCCGCCGCTTTGGCCGCTTCCTTGGGAGTCCGGGCCAAGTCCGCGGCCGCCTGGATTTCCTTCACGGCCAATTCATGTTTGCCGGCGGCGATTTGTTTACGGGCGTGGCGCAGATGGGCAACCACCAAGCGTCGACGGGCCGACGAGTTGATGGGATCGAGCTTGAGGAGTCGGCGAGTCAAACGCGCCGCTTTCTTATAGACCCCTCGATCGATCGCCGCCTCCGCCGCCGCCTCCAGCACCGCCGAGTCATCGGGAAAATGCTCGAGCGCATCGTCCAACAGACGGCCGAGATGCTGGCTCTTTTCGGCTTTACGGTACCAATGCGCCAGCTGCAGCCAAGTATCCCGATGGCCCAGATCGAGCGCCAGCGCCTTGTGCAGGTACTCTGCGACCTGGGAATCCTCCGGTCCCGCCAGTCGCTCGGTCAAGCGGGCAAGGTGACGATTCACCGCCGCCGCTTCCAAATATTGACTGTTTTGCCGGTAAGATTCGGCGGCGTCGGCCCAAATCTTTATCGCCGCCTCCCACGCCTCCGCTTGCTCGGCGGCCAGCGCCTGGCGGCGATTTTCCTCGACCGGGGAAAGCGGTCCGAATTGTTCGCTGTAGGCGGTCAGTCCGGCCGGATAATCGATCAACAACGCCTTCAGCGCCTCTCGAATACCGGGGTCTTCCCGCCCTTTCGCCGCCTCGAGCAACTCCGGGAAAAGCTGCTCGGGTTCGACCGTCGTCTTGGCCCGCCCCCGTAGCGTATCGACAAAACTCCTTGCGGCAGGCTTGAGCACTTTTTCGTCTTCGCCGAACAGGACCGCCACCGCTTGCGCCGGGCAAGCAAAAGGCGAATCGCGAGAAATTCGGGCAAGCAATGCCCGCCCTTCCTCGATCCGCTCCGGATAGGCGGCCAGCGCTCCCAGCAAAAAACGCAGGTCCCGATAGGGAGAGCGAAACGGAATCGCTGCAAGGGCCCGGCGCATGGCTTGTATCTCGCCGCCGCAATACGCCTCGATGGCCGCCTGCGCATAGGGCCAATGGCGGCGCAGGAGCGAGTCCTCCGGCAGGGCTTGGAGGATGCGCCGATCGCCGGCCAATACCGCCAATACCTGCCGTTTTTCCGCCATCGGGGTTACTGTCCTTTCAGCTTGGCCTTGAGCAGTTCGTTCACCTGCTGGGGATTGGCCTTGCCGGAGGTCGCTTTCATCACCTGGCCCACGAAAAAGCCGAACAGTTTGTCCTTGCCGGCGAGATATTGAGCTACCTGATTGGGGTTGTTGGCGATGATCTCGTCGATGATCCCTTCAATCGCACCGGTGTCGGTGATCTGCTTGAGTCCTTTCTCCTCGATCAGCGCATCGGCTTCCTTGTCGCTCTCCCACATCAGTTCGAACACCTGCTTGGCGATCTTGCCGGAAATGGTGTTGTCGGCGATGCGCTTCAGCAAGCCGGCCAGTCGCTCGGCGGTTACCGGGGTTCGGGTGATGTCCAGGCCGGCCTTGTTGAGGGCGCCGGCCACTTCCACCATCACCCAGTTGGCGCACAGTTTGGGGTCGCCGCCGGACAGCTCGATCGTCTTTTCGAAATAATCGGACAGCGGGCGGCTGGCGGTCAGTACCTCGGCGTCATAGGGCTTGAGGCCGTACTGATCGATAAAGCGATGGTACTTGGCTTCGGGCAGTTCCGGCAACTCCCGGCGGACCGCCTCGACGAAGCCGTCGTCGATCACCAAGGGCAGCAAGTCCGGGTCGGGGAAATAGCGGTAATCGTTGGCCTCCTCCTTGGCGCGCATGGAGCGGGTCTCGTCCTTGACCGCGTCGTACAAACGGGTTTCCTGAACCACGGTTCCGCCGGACTCCAGCAATTCGATCTGACGCTCGATCTCATAGCTGATCGCCCGCTCCACGAAACGGAACGAATTGACGTTCTTGATCTCGGCCCGGGTGCCGAATTTTTCCTCGCCCGTGGGGCGCACCGATACGTTGGCGTCGCAGCGGAACGAGCCTTCCTGCAGATTGCCGTCGCAGATGCCCAGATAGACCACCAGTTGGTGGAGCTTTTTCATGTAGGCGACCGCCTCCTCGGGCGAGCGCATGTCCGGCTCGGAGACGATTTCCAGCAGCGGCGTCCCGGCGCGATTGAGATCGATGCCGGTCATGCCGTGGAAATCCTCGTGCAGGGATTTGCCGGCGTCCTCCTCCAAATGGGCCCGAGTGATGCCGATGCGCTTTTCCAAGCCGTCCAAGTGGATCATCAAATGCCCCTTGCCCACCACGGGCAGCTCGTACTGACTGATCTGATACCCCTTGGGCAGATCCGGATAGAAGTAATTCTTGCGCGCGAACACCGAGCGGGGGGCGATATGCGCCTCCACCGCCAGGCCGAACTTGACCGCCATCCGAACCGCGGCCTCGTTCAATACCGGCAACACTCCGGGCATCCCCAGATCGATGGCGCAAGCTTGGCTATTGGGGGCGGCGCCGTACGCGGTGGATGCGCCGGAGAAGATTTTGGATTTGGTTTGGAGCTGGACGTGAATTTCCAGCCCGATGACAGGTTCCCATTCCATTTTGAATCGATACCTCAGCAGTAGAAATTGGATTGAAATTCCACAGGAGCGAACGGATTGTTCGCCCTTACGCAAACCGCTCCGGCCGGCGCCGATGCCACTCGGTCACCTGCTGATAACGGTGGGCGACGTTCAACAGCCGCGCCTCGTCGAAATAATTGCCGATCAACTGCATTCCCGCCGGCTTGCCGTCGATGAAGCCGGCCGGCGCCGACAGGGCCGGCAACCCCGCCAGGTTGATGGCGATGGTGTAAATATCGGACAAATACATGGAAATAGGGTCGTCGGTCTTCTCGCCGATGCCGAACGCCGGGGTCGGCGTGGCGGGGCCCAACAGCACGTCCACGGATTCGAAGGCCCGCTTGAAGTCGTCGGCGATCAACCGGCGGATCTTCTGGGCCTTCAGGTAATAGGCATCGTAATAGCCGGCCGACAGCGCGTAGGTGCCGGTGAGGATGCGCCGCTTGACCTCGGCCCCGAAGCCCTCGCCGCGCGAGCGCGTGTAAAGATCCTCGAGATTTTTCGGATCTTCGCAGCGGTAGCCGTAACGCGCCCCGTCGAAGCGCGCCAGATTGGACGAACACTCGGAAGGCGCGATCACGTAATAAGCCGGCACCGACAGATTGAGGTTGGGCAGAGAGACTTCTTTGAATTCCACCCCCAGCTTGCGATATTCGGCCATCGCGACTTCCAGCACTTGAGCCATATCGGCGCTCAAGTCGGTGAAGAATTCCTTCGGCAAGCCGACCTTGAGCCCGGTCAGATCTTGATCCAGGGCGGCGGCGTAATCGGGCACCGGCCGATCCACGCTGGTGGAATCCTTGGCGTCGAAGCCGGCCATCGCCTGCAGCAGCAGCGCGCAGTCTTCGGCGCTGCGGGCCAGGGGACCGCCCTGGTCCAGGCTGGAAGCGAAGGCGATCATCCCCCAACGGGACACCCGCCCGTAGGTGGGTTTGAGGCCGGTAATGCCGCAGAACGCCGCCGGTTGGCGGATGGAACCGCCGGTGTCGGTGCCGGTAGCGGCCGGCGTCAGACCTGCCGCCACCGCCGCCGCCGAACCGCCGGAGGAGCCGCCGGGTACGCAGTCCGTATGCCAGGGGTTCCGCACCGGACCGTAATAGCTGGTTTCG is from Methylohalobius crimeensis 10Ki and encodes:
- a CDS encoding O-acetyl-ADP-ribose deacetylase, whose amino-acid sequence is MPSNQRIEAIRADITQLEVDAIVNAANRSLLGGGGVDGAIHRAAGPRLLEACRKLGGCPTGKAKATPGFNLPAKYVLHAVGPVWHGGDRGEDELLASCYRECMRLAREYDVRTLAFPAISCGVYGFPLERAAPIAIRTLTEALDANPRIEKVYLVGFDETVRHTYEDYLSQLRESDD
- a CDS encoding M18 family aminopeptidase yields the protein MIDSNQRRQTEVLLRFIDASPSPWHAATTMAEWLEEEGFQCLDERESWVLEPSGRYYVIRDDSSLIAFIVGADPLTEAGFRIVGAHTDSPGLRLKPNPAHAAEPMLRLGAEVYGSPILATWTDRDLSLAGRVALRGETPTVCLVDFEEALVRLPNLAIHMNREVNENGLKLDKQTELPLLLAVLEEELPPAERFTNLLADRLDCPPESILSWEFNVYDTQQGAFWGPESEFIASSQLDNLASCHAALEALVAEDEASATRVCAFFDHEEIGSESFKGAAGSFLGDILTRIGAALDSESADRQQRALAASFMISADMTHAYQPNFAWGYESEHKITVNRGPAIKINANLRYTTETFSQALFIGWCEEAAVPWQRYVHRSDLPCGSTIGPLASARLGMRSIDVGNPLWAMHSARESAGACDHPWMIQVLARFFACPRIPVNG
- the purD gene encoding phosphoribosylamine--glycine ligase, which encodes MKVLIIGGGGREHAFAWKMAHSAEVEKVYVAPGNAGTALEPKVENVAIPAEDLSGLADFAREEKVDLTVVGPEAPLVAGVVDLFQTRGLPCFGPSQAAARLEGSKAFCKDFMQRHRIPTAAYATFTEAEAAVDYIRSQGTPIVIKADGLAAGKGVVIARSESEAIEAVRRMMAEGVFGEAGRRVVIEEFLEGEEASFMVMADGENVLALATSQDHKPLQDGDQGPNTGGMGAYSPASVITPEIEQRVLNQVIQPTVQGMTADGTPYTGFLYAGLMIAPDGQPKVLEFNCRMGDPETQPILLRLESDLAELCLAAVAGDLGGRQAEWDRRAALGVVMAAGGYPFDYRKGDAIEGLPDEESTDVKVFHAGTRLENERVVTAGGRVLCVCALGDGVAEAQRKAYAQVEKIRWPDAYFRRDIGWRAVAREIRGG
- a CDS encoding YMGG-like glycine zipper-containing protein, translating into MYIKRMVAGAILAGFLVGLTACTNSPYSYQGATAAGAIGAAAGALIDQNNRWRGALIGGALGGTLGAITTEIAARAAREAAFSGRSVAYQSNDGWQRVEAQPLGYDARTRCHKVHEKIWQGGNLVEDHIREVCEGEKTEQRY
- a CDS encoding Hsp70 family protein — translated: MSEPETIIGIDLGTTNSEVAILDHGRPVIIPNESGNRILPSVVGVDDYGGLLVGEAALNQCLLYPERTVRSIKRRMGTAETVSLGDREYSPQEISAIVLRTLKAQAEDHLRRPIRKAVITVPAYFNDAQRQATREAGEIAGLEVVRILNEPTAAALVYETDLTRPMKVLVYDLGGGTFDVSVVQIEAGVVEVIASHGDNYLGGDDFDREIVELLVERLQEKHGLDVRSDRKVMARLWRAAVAAKLTLSDRPYAAIKEEFLTKKDGVPIHLSLELSRAEYEALISPYIDRTIEALHIALSSAGLTVSEIDDVLLVGGTTRTPLVQERLEDELGRSPQAAIDPDLCVALGAAMQAGMIAGEPVQSVLVDITPYTFGTSYLGELEDGTFYPFVFAPIIKKNTPLPASKAQVFHTMINEQERVDVRVYQGEHQDAQQNTLVGEFMVEGLRKAPAGDPLVVRFDLDLDGILNVTATEKATGLEKSIRIEHAIDRMDQGQISAARSRIGELFGAGAEASEFEEARVLTAKAEGMLAEVGEEDREEIGELLQALREAMERKDSDAVAEPLETLRDILYYLEH
- a CDS encoding nucleotide exchange factor GrpE — encoded protein: MNTREELLAAFEQFLDEVPEDEDTSEVGLAQLFAELAALRVEVRTEGRQFSQTLEEYRRLLQWAEREQADFHTRLKEGERDCLRPVLLDLVDLRDRQEAGIQAVVALRPNWLVRLLCKRRRRLFRSVVEGLQMTLARLDQLLASLGLEPLEAKGRHFDPATMRAAEVVSLRNRAPGEVVGILRRGWRWRGEVLRLAEVKVNKPDEEI
- a CDS encoding J domain-containing protein; translation: MTLSPFEILDVSPDADDTAIRRAYLAGVKTYPPERAPQRFQTIRHAYEKIRDRRARIEYALFHCPSLAEIERMAHGADSPRPTTDQLRDLFAECLDEH
- a CDS encoding tetratricopeptide repeat protein; this translates as MAEKRQVLAVLAGDRRILQALPEDSLLRRHWPYAQAAIEAYCGGEIQAMRRALAAIPFRSPYRDLRFLLGALAAYPERIEEGRALLARISRDSPFACPAQAVAVLFGEDEKVLKPAARSFVDTLRGRAKTTVEPEQLFPELLEAAKGREDPGIREALKALLIDYPAGLTAYSEQFGPLSPVEENRRQALAAEQAEAWEAAIKIWADAAESYRQNSQYLEAAAVNRHLARLTERLAGPEDSQVAEYLHKALALDLGHRDTWLQLAHWYRKAEKSQHLGRLLDDALEHFPDDSAVLEAAAEAAIDRGVYKKAARLTRRLLKLDPINSSARRRLVVAHLRHARKQIAAGKHELAVKEIQAAADLARTPKEAAKAAALKAGLRLLEGEMDPLAGMQPPLPSPQWECLVAAEVLRLELPPRLSRPQLKRLRQVLDVSAMQIDKAAVTGLLDLLVEAVAEGVPAADLFKPIRPYLQKGASLDWLEEELIAVCERFLCLEQYQLICDYVRASFHWGHRPPALVYFDAVARGRGSAADLNPHDIVVLQQALETAKHKRQHRWAARIEDFLEEYEQSRVIFDPWKGGFPREAPVSPQISPKEVLAKLLENFFPQRGKK
- the gatB gene encoding Asp-tRNA(Asn)/Glu-tRNA(Gln) amidotransferase subunit GatB — protein: MEWEPVIGLEIHVQLQTKSKIFSGASTAYGAAPNSQACAIDLGMPGVLPVLNEAAVRMAVKFGLAVEAHIAPRSVFARKNYFYPDLPKGYQISQYELPVVGKGHLMIHLDGLEKRIGITRAHLEEDAGKSLHEDFHGMTGIDLNRAGTPLLEIVSEPDMRSPEEAVAYMKKLHQLVVYLGICDGNLQEGSFRCDANVSVRPTGEEKFGTRAEIKNVNSFRFVERAISYEIERQIELLESGGTVVQETRLYDAVKDETRSMRAKEEANDYRYFPDPDLLPLVIDDGFVEAVRRELPELPEAKYHRFIDQYGLKPYDAEVLTASRPLSDYFEKTIELSGGDPKLCANWVMVEVAGALNKAGLDITRTPVTAERLAGLLKRIADNTISGKIAKQVFELMWESDKEADALIEEKGLKQITDTGAIEGIIDEIIANNPNQVAQYLAGKDKLFGFFVGQVMKATSGKANPQQVNELLKAKLKGQ
- the gatA gene encoding Asp-tRNA(Asn)/Glu-tRNA(Gln) amidotransferase subunit GatA — translated: MHNKSLVELAAGLRAREFSSRELIRHFLDRIARHNDTLNAFVTVTEDSAEEAAAAADAVLERGEGGPLTGIPVAQKDIFCTLGIRTSCGSKMLDNFTAPYDATVATRFNRAGAPLLGKLNMDEFAMGSSNETSYYGPVRNPWHTDCVPGGSSGGSAAAVAAGLTPAATGTDTGGSIRQPAAFCGITGLKPTYGRVSRWGMIAFASSLDQGGPLARSAEDCALLLQAMAGFDAKDSTSVDRPVPDYAAALDQDLTGLKVGLPKEFFTDLSADMAQVLEVAMAEYRKLGVEFKEVSLPNLNLSVPAYYVIAPSECSSNLARFDGARYGYRCEDPKNLEDLYTRSRGEGFGAEVKRRILTGTYALSAGYYDAYYLKAQKIRRLIADDFKRAFESVDVLLGPATPTPAFGIGEKTDDPISMYLSDIYTIAINLAGLPALSAPAGFIDGKPAGMQLIGNYFDEARLLNVAHRYQQVTEWHRRRPERFA